Part of the Parafrankia discariae genome, CCCAGATCTTTCGTGCCTCGGCCAGGTGTGATCACGAACTGTCCTGCCACCCTTGTTGATGTTGAGTTATGTCGCTTGGCCGGACTCGTGTCGCGGCGGGTGCCCCGGCTGTCGCGCGGGGTGGGCGCCCGGTCCACGTCCGGGGTGGTGTTCTTTCTGCTTGGCGGGGTGGGAGGGCTGTGGCCGGGTTATCCCGGGGCGGGCAGGGCGCGCAGGGTGGTGATCGCGTCGGCGGCGAGTGGTGTCCAGGGGTGGTGGGCGGCCAGGTGCAGCACGGTCTGGCGGGCGTGTCGGGCGAGCCGTCCTGCCAGCCAGAACAGCCGGTGGCGCAGCCGTTTCGGTTCCCAGCGTCGGGCGGGCTGGTCCGGCAGGGCGAGCAGCTGGGTCCAGGCGATCAGGTCGAGGGCGAGCGCGACGAGGGCGCACCAGATCTGGTTCTGGGCGAAGTCGTGCAGCGGCAGGTTCGTCAGGCCGGTGTCCTTCGCGCCGCGGATGCGGTCCTCGCAGCGGGCGCGGCGGCGGTG contains:
- a CDS encoding IS1380 family transposase, which gives rise to HRRRARCEDRIRGAKDTGLTNLPLHDFAQNQIWCALVALALDLIAWTQLLALPDQPARRWEPKRLRHRLFWLAGRLARHARQTVLHLAAHHPWTPLAADAITTLRALPAPG